The Aneurinibacillus uraniidurans genome segment TATTGTGGATGAAGAAGTTGTAGGTGTATATGGCATTGCCAAAGATATTACGGAGCGGAGCATGGCAGAGAAGCGCGTTGCGTATATGGCATACCATGATGAACTAACCGGTTTGATTAACCGACGTTTCTATAAACAGAAGCTTCAGGAAGCACTTTGTGAAGCGGAAGTGAATGAAAGTCGGATGGCGATTTTGTTTATGGATATGGATCGTTTTAAAAATGTGAACGATTCGATGGGACATGCGTTTGGGGATGAACTGCTGCGCATGATTGCGGATCGTCTGCGTTTCTGCTTGGAGGAGCATCATGTGCTTGCGCGTCTTGGTGGGGATGAATTCACGTTATTGTGTCGCGATGTACAGGATGAGCAGGAAGTGAGTGAAATAGCCAATCGTATTGCTATGGTGTTGGATGACCCCTTTAAGTTAAATGGATTCGAGTTTCATATGACGGCAAGTATGGGCATCTCTATGTATCCGAGGGATGGTCAGGATAGTGAAACACTCATGCGTCATGCTGATATCGCCATGTATCATGCTAAAAGTCAAGGTGTGAGTTATCAGTATTATCGTCCCGGTATGAATAGAAAATCACATGACTCCTGGCTGCTTGAACGAGAATTGCGCAAAGGGTTGGAACGTGAGGAGTTCACCGTATATTATCAACCGCAGATGAACATTGCGACGGGTAAAATTATTGGCGCAGAAGCGTTGATTCGCTGGATTCATCCGGAGAAAGGATTCATTTCGCCAGGTGAATTTATTCCACTGGCAGAAGAGATTGGACTCATTGTTCCGCTGGGTAACTGGGTGCTCGACAAAGCATGCAAACAGAATAAGCTATGGCAGGAAGCGGGGCTACCGCCCATTAAGGTGGGAGTGAACCTGTCGTTTCGCCAGTTTGTGCAGCAGGACCTGGCTCGCACGGTAGCCGATACGTTACAAAGCACCGGATTGGATTCCTCTTACTTAGACTTGGAGATCACTGAATCGATGACGATGGAAGTGGAGCGGGCGATGGAAGTGCTTGCGCAGCTACGGTCACTTGGAGTCAGCATTAGCATGGATGACTTTGGTACGGGGTATAGTTCGCTTACGCATCTGACTAAATTTCCGATTGATAAGCTAAAAATTGATCAGTCATTTATCCGTAATATTACAGATGGGGCCAATGATGCAGCGATTGCCGCAACGATTGTGACGATGGCGAAAAATTTAAAGCTGAGAGCGATTGCGGAAGGTGTCGAAACAGATGACCAATTGCAGTTCCTGCAGCAATGCGGTTGCGATGAAATTCAAGGGTATTGGCTTAGTCCGCCAGTGCCAGCAGAGAAATTTGAGCAGATTCTGGCAAGTAATTCGTGTGTATAGCGAAAAGGAGCAATCTCATCTGAATGGGACTGCTCCTTTTTTAATGATGGTGCCTTACGTTAGAAATACTTATAGGAGGCGGGCAGCTGCCTCCTGAAAGCGTTTATACTTGCCTTCTTTATGTAGGGTGAACGTATACCCTTGTGTAAGCAGATGATCCATTACACGGCGGCAAGCTGCTTCATTTTCTACCCCTTCGATTTCCAGCTCATAGGACTCATTATTTCCTGGGAATAGTGTGCGGTCCAGTTCATATGTATACGGCGAATTAGGAAATGGAAGCAGGCACCGTTCATTTTCCAGTGCACCGCGCAGACTGATTTGTTCTGGGGAAACGATGGTATTTATCGCCTCCTGTCCTTCTGCTGGTAGGTGGCTAAGCAGCACAGTTGCACGCTGTTTTCCCTGCTCAAAAACAGCTTCTGGAATCGTCTGTTCGAGTTCGGTGCAGATCAGCGAGCTGCCGGATGCGTCTTGCAGGATTTTGGCGCATAAAATAAACTGCCCGTTTTCTTGTCGTACACGCAGCATGATTTTATTACGACCAAGGTAAAAATCAGGGGTATCAAAATAGTAATTTACTTGTTTAACTGGAGCGGGAGCATTCGGAAAATCTTCGAGCAATTTCTCGTATGTTGTCCGGTCAAGCAGCAGTTTTAATTCCTGTTCTTTCATGATGATTCCTCCTTATTGAGCATCTGGGTGTAGGTAGACCAAAACCGTAGATGCAGAGTGAATGGATGGAAGGTATACCACAGGCTTTCTTGCTGAGGTTGCTTGGATGCCTGGCGACCAGAAATATGAATGGTGCCAAGAATTCGGTCCATCGCCTGTTCAATGGTTTGTTTGCTGTTTTTTCTTCGTGCTGACACGCTGAATCAGCTCCTCGGTGAATGATTGGTAAGCGGTGAGCGCAGGGCTGTGTCGATCATATGTGAGCAAGGTCTCGTTCGCGTATTGTGATTTTTCTACGGATGCGCTTTTCGGGATGTAGGACGTAAATAACAGATCACCGAAGTAAGCGGCTAGCTTCTCACGCGATAAGCGGGACGTCTGGACGCGCATTTCCACTTTTGTGTTTAGAATGCCTGCGATTTCTAACGTTGGGTTATAACTTTCTCGGATTGTATTGTATTTGGCAATCAGGTTACTCATACCGGTCAGGGCATATTTAGAACTGTCACATGGAATGACTACATAATCAGAAGCTGCCAGTGCATTCATTGTCAGAAGGGACAGAGACGGCGGGCAGTCGATTAAAATATAGTCGTAAGACGAACGGAGTGGAGCAAGAATGGTCTGGAGTCGGAATTCCAGGTTTGTACCTTGCGCCGCCTGTTCTGCGAATTGATCGAGAGCAGGGGAGGCAGGAATAACATCGCAGCCAATCACGGGTGAAGGACAGAGAAGAGTCTCTACCTGCCCTAGCGATAATGGGGTTGATCCGCTCGAAGCGAGAAGCAGTTCCAGCAATAATGATGCATCTTCCTCTACTTCTATGCCCGCTGCATCCGAAGCGTTGGCCTGTGGGTCCAGATCAATCAGAAGTACGCGTTCTCCTCGCTGAACGAGGCAGGACGCGGTTGTGATAGCGGTTGTCGTTTTCGCGACGCCACCTTTATTGTTATATAAAGAAATAGTCGTCATACAATCATCCCCCTTCTGTAAAGTATAAGGAAAAAACCAGAAGTGTGAACCGAACGATTTGAATGGACTGCTCACTTTTTTCTGAACCCGGGAATACGCTACACCAGATGAATTCGCGGAATACAAGGAGGAAAGAGTATGAGCGAGAACAAAGATACGGTTCTGGTTGAAGCAAAAGAGCTCATTCAGCCCCGCCTAAAGCTGACATACCTAGATGTGAGTATCACGGGGAACAGGCGAGCGCAGAAGAGCATCAACCGTGACATTCACAACGCACTTACACAGATGCTGCGTACGGATCAATACCCAAACGCGAAAGAGAAGGAGTTCTGGGGCGGGCATGAAGTAAAAGTCAATGAGAATCAGGTGCTAAGTCTAGTGTTTGAACTATGTAACTATGCGACCGGAGCCACTCATGGCATGGTTACGTACAAATCTCGCACCTATGATACACGAGGCGGGCATGCGTATACCTTAGCCGAATTATTCCGTCGGGGAAGCGACTGGAAGAATCGCTTGAATAAAGAGATCAAGCGTCAGTTCAAGAAGCAGGACATCCCACAAACCTCTCCGTTTAAAACCGTAACAGAAGTGACGGATTACTTCGTCACTTCGCAAGATCTTGTCATTTATTTTCAATTGCATGAATATACGCCGTACGCGTATGGTATCCCAGAGTTTGCGATTTCGATTGCTTCTCTACAAGATATTGCTAATCCGACCGGTCCACTGGCACGACTTGGTGTATAAAACGTTCATCTGCTCAAGAGAATTCAATTTCGTCCCGAGAAGAATTGTAGGAAACCCGAAGATTTTGTTCGTTCAAGTACCAGACGTCTTCCTTCTCCATATAGAAGGTAATTTCATCTATCGTAGTAGAGATTCCGATTTCCTTTGGGGCTTCTTTGGCTACTCCAAGTGAGAAGCCGGTTTGGACAGTGCTGCATCCGCCGATACGGACGAAAAAGCGTACGAATTCTCCTTGTTGCACACTCATTTCTGAGCGGAACCAGTCGAGTGCAGTCGGTTCAATCGTGAAAGTCATGAAGCAGGCCTCCTAGTTGTTCATTTGTTTATATTGTACCATGGGACGTGGAAGCTTCGCTGAGATGTAGACGCCGACGATGACAAAAGCGCCGCCGAGAAGCTGGTACCAGGCAATATGTTCACCGAGAAACAGGATGGCGAACACAGACGCAAATACGGGAATTAGATTTAGAAAGACCCCCGCATGCGCCGCGCCAATGCGGGCAACGGCGGTGTTCCACGACAGGAAGGCCGCAATGGAAGCGAGAATCCCGACATATAAAATTGTGGCGAATGAAGAAACAGACCAGACTGCTGCTACCCCAGACCAGAATGTTTCGTATAAAAAGAATGGGAATAACAACATAATCCCAATTAAAATGGTCGCGGCAAACGTCGTGTTGCCCGGCAATTGCCCGGCCGTCTTTTTAACCAGAATCGAATAAATGCTCCAGCAGATGACGGCTGCGATAACAAGCAAATCCCCTTTGTTGAAGGAAAATGTAAGCAAGGCAGCAGCTGAGCCACGGGAGATGATGCAAACAACACCGACCAGGGAGAGCGCTGTTCCGAGTAGCTGATTTCGATTTAATTTTTCTCGCAGCACGAAGAAGGTAATTAAATAAATGATAATTGGTGTTGACGTATTCACGAGTGATGCGTTAATTGACGTTGTGTAGTGCAGCGCAATATACAGGAGCGTATTAAAGCCAGCAACACCTGTCAGGGATAGAAAAAACAGCATCGGCAAGCGCTGACGTAACACAGGCCAATCTGTGCGTAGATGTTTCCAGCAGAACGGCAGAAATACAAGCAGCGCTGTACACCAGCGCACAAATGACAATGTATAAGGCGGCAGTTGCCCGGCAACTGCCCGGCCGATAACGAAATTTCCACCCCATAGAAGTGTTGCAAGTACAAGCAGGACGTGTGGAGGTAGATTGCGTATCATAAGTTTTGTCACCACTTCCCCAATATTTCCTCTAATTATAGCGTATGTTTCCTGCAGTCGTTAGTAGGAAGGGATGATAAAATGATAGGGAAATGAATCATGGGTAAGTGGAGCGAATGTAAACCCCTGTTTACGAAGCCCTTCAATGATCTGGGGTAGTGCTTGTACCGTTGTTATTTTCGCCGGGCTGTCATGCATTAAAATGATTGCTTTTTGTTTGCCACGGGATCCGTTCAGAACGGCCTGTACAATGCGTTCGCGCTTCTGGCGATGCACAGAAGCGTCAGTGGAATCTACATTCCAGTCGAAATACTGATAGCCTTCGTTCAATTTTTGTTTTGTGAGCATCACCATTAGATCTTTTCCGCCATATTTCCAGCTGACATGGTTGTTAGACCCTCCAGGAAAGCGAATAATGTCTGGCTGGTAGCCAATGCTTGCTTGAATCAGCTTGTCCAATTGCACAAAATCGTTCTGAAATGCCTGTGGGGAAGAGTAAATATAGCGGTAGTTGTGCGAGTATGAATGCAGACCAATGGAATGCCCGCCCCGACGAATGAGCCGATAGAGTTCTCGTCCTGATGATGTATTTTTCCCGGTTACAAAAAAGGTGGCCCGTACATTGTAGGCAGCCAGAATACGAAGGATCGAGCGTGTGTTTGCAGAAGGCCCATCGTCGAATGTGAGATAGGCTATTTTCTGTATTTTAGCCTGGGAATGAGAAGAAGGAACGGAGTCGGTCTGCTTCTCATCCGGAGTAAACACGGCATAGAGCAATAGGATCAGTGCAACTATAGTTGCAGCGGTGACGATGACAGAACGAATAATGCTCACTCCGATCAGATAGTATTTTTTACATATGTATGCTCGTCTTTTCTCCTGCATGAACAGCTTTTTTACCGTAAAATAAAAGGGGGAGGACTCTATCTTTTTACACATAATTGTAAATTTCGGAAACTTTTTCTGGCATAAGAACGTAGAGGATTGTAGAATAAATCATCATTGCTTTTTTCTTTGTCTGTGATTATTTTGTGAAAGAACGGATGATTTATGAAAAAACATCGTCTATGGTAGAAACTGTGAAGGATGAGATCAATTGATTTCTATTGTGGGTGTAACCAAAACATATAAGAAAAGGCCCGTCTTGAACGGACTATCAGCTGAGATCGCAGCAGGAGAACTGTTTGGTTTGACCGGGGAAAATGGAGCGGGTAAGTCTACCTTGCTGTCTATTCTCGCCAGTGTGCTTCCGCCGGATGAAGGAGAGATATGGATTGGTGGGCAAAGTGTGCGCCAGCAGGGAAACGAAGTGAAGCGGCTTGTTGGTTATGTTCCACAGGAGATTGCTCTGTATCCTACACTTAGTGGGGAAGCGAATCTGATGTTCTGGGGTCGGATGTACGGCCTGCGTGGCCGTAAGCTTACAGAGCGTGTCGCGGAAGCATTAGCGACTGTTCAGATGGAGGATCGCTGTCATGACAAGATCTCTGCGTATTCCGGTGGCATGAAGCGTCGTATTAATCTGGCAGCTGCACTCTTGCATAATCCGCGTGTGTTAATTCTGGATGAACCGACGGCCGGTGTAGATACGGCTTCGCGCCATCATATTATGGATGTTCTGAAGGAGCGGAGCCGACAGGGAGTGACAATCGTTTACACGAGTCACCATATGGAAGAAATCATGGCCTGTGATCGAATCGGAGTCCTCAAGGACGGGATACTGGCCGTGTCCGGTACTGCCGGAAATTAAAGATACATAATTTGGAGGGGTACATTGATGGAGGCAAAAAAGAAAAAAGCACTTGGAATCGGAGTTGCCGCAGCCGTGCTCGTTGCAGGGGGATCGTACGTTGCGTACGCGAAGTTTGATATGTTTAAAAGTCCGCGCATGATGTATCTGGAAGCGGAAGCGCAAAATATGAGTGAGGTTTCGAAAAAAATCGATAAAGTGAGCAAGGAATATAATGAGGTGGTGGATGCCTCCGTAAAGGGTACTACTTCTCAGGATATTGAAATTTCCAATCTCATTCTTGATATGGCTGCGCCAGACCCACAAGTACAGAAAGTTCTCGATTTGGCCAAAGATAGCAAGATTGTGATTCATTCGGATGCAGACGGAGCCAATGACAAGGGAACGGGAAAAGTTGATTTATTCATCAATAAAAGCAATTTGATTGGTGCAGAATTTTTCTATGATAAAGAGAAGCTTGGATTCGGAGTTCCGGCAATCTACAATAAATACGGCTATTATAATTACAAAGATAAAGCGCTTGTCGAGCAAAAATTTGGGCAGGTGGGGCTCCCTGATCGTATGCCGAGCAACAAAGACTATCTGGACATCCTCCGTATTCCAAATGAAGAGTTGAAGCCGATTCTAGCTGATTACGCCAAGCTGTATGCAGAAAGCATTCAGGATAAGCAGGTAACAGTGAAGAAAGGTGCAACCTTTGAAGCGGATGGCGTGAAGAAGAGCGGCAAAGAGCTGACGGTAACTTTCACCGCAGATGAATACAAACAATTGATGAAAAAACTTGTCGATAAAGTTTCCAAAGATGAAAAGCTCCAGGATCTTTTGTATGTGCGCTACGATAAATTGGTAGAGTTGACGAAACAAAACGCACCGAACGAGAGCATTAAGAAGATGACGAAAGAAGAGTTTAAGCAAAAGTTTGCTGAATTCAAAAAAGAGACAGATCTTGACATTGATAAAGCAGATGTTGGCTCTGGTGTGAAGATGGTTGTGTTCGCAGATTCAGATGATCATATTTTGCGTCGCACCATTACGAAAGAAGGTAAATCCAAGGACGAAAATGTTGTGATTACGATAGATAACTATAAAAATAAAGAAGGACGTGAACATAGTTCCTTTGAATTCGCAGGCAAAGATGAACAAGGCGAAGATGTCAAGATGAATATTGTGAGCTTGACGAAAGAAGAGGGCGGTAAAACAGATCGGGATCTTACGTTCTCGGTAAAAGCAGAAGAGAATGGAAGACCAATCGATATGACACTTTCTGTTAAAGGTGCAACCACGAAAAATGATAAAGATAAGAGCAAAATAGGAGATATGAAAGTGGAGCTGGCGATGGATAAGAATGATCCAACAATGCCGAAAAAGCTTACATTTAACGTGAAATCTACCCAAAAGCTGAGTGGTGAAGTGAAAATCCCGGCATTGAGCGCAGGCAACAGCGTCAATCTGGCAACTGTAACCGATGCTGATCTCATGAAAATTCAGCAGGAAATTCAGCTAGGTGCCCAGCAGTTCATGATCAAAAATATGCAGCTGTTCCAATAGTTCGGCCTGCTACCGTAGAGGAAAATAGATCAATAAGGGACACAGGAAGGAGCCGATTGCTGGTTCCTTCCTTATTTTGTATACAGGCAGGTGTGCTGTGATCATTCGAGCGATCGCTATAAACGATGGGAAAATGTACGGCCGGGACTGGAAGGGGATGGCTTTCTTGCTTGGGTTCTCCCTGCTTTCGATTTGGCTGTTTACACAGGCGTTGTCTTCGCATTTGTTTGCCAGTCGGTTTAGTCAACCATTTGCGATTGCGCTTGTAGACGAGGATCAGACCTTTAATACACGGCTGATTAGCCGTCAGCTTGAAGAAACGGAATATTTGAAAGGGTTTATTACCATTCAGCATGTGACGAAGGCAGAAGCGATACGGAGCATTGAACGGAATGAAATTGCGGGGGCAGTTGTAATTCCGCAGGGCTTCACGGCTAGTTTGTATAGTGGGGATAACTGGCCGATTCAATTCATCGGCAATCCGGCTCAGCAGAAGCGCTCGGTGCAGATGAAGAACGAACTGACGAGTGCTGTACAGTACATTTCAGCCGGGCAAAGTGCCGTGAAAGCGGTCTGGTATGCAGCTCGGGATGGGGGAGCGTCACCTGAACAATTAGATCGATTGATGAAAGAAAGTGTTATGACATTTATGAGTCAGGCGCTAGCACGCGGTGAATTGTATCGGGAGCGGACGCTTACAAGCTTACCAGATGTGAAGTTGCCAGAATACTATACAGCGGCACTTGGTGTGTTGTTTGCCGGTTTTTTCGCAGTGCGTGGTAGTCGGGCGTTTACGGTAGAGAAAGAGTCTGGTGTGCTGCGCCGTCTTTATGCCGCTCCGGTCGCCTGGTGGCAGGTTGGGATCGGTAAATTCATTGCGCTATTTGGTGCGTTGTTTGTGCAGGTAGCTATTTTATTCGGCGCGGCTATTTTTTTGTTTGATGTCTACATTGGTTCGCAGTGGGGGGAGATAGTACTTCTGCTGCTGTCGGCTTCTTTTGTGCTCGGAGCATGGGGGATGTTGCTTGGCGTGATTGGACTGGTTTCGCGAGGAGCAGATGTGCTCGGATACGTGGGTACATTCTTGCTTGCTTTCCTTGGAGGGTGTATCTATCCATTGTTTTCCCTGCCGGAGGTGTTACAGGTACTTGGAGAGTGGACGTTTCAGCATGGGATGATGACGGGATTGCTCATTATCTTTTCAGGGCAGGACGGATTGGCGCTGATGCCTGTATGTGGACGTCTATTTCTTGTAGGCAGTATTCTGCTTGGTTTTGCAGCGCTAATGTTCTCGCGTGTGTGGAAAGGGAGGGGATACGATGCGTAACGTATGGGGACTTCGCCTTCGACTCTGGGCGCGAGATCGCATATTTGTAGCGCTTGTAGTACTGCTTCCTGTTCTGTTCGTGCTTGTTATGGGGGCAGCTGGTAGCTTCGAGGCGCAGCCTGTTATCGCAGTCGCGGTCGCAGATGAGGACCGGACTGACTATTCCAAGCTTGTGATCGATCGATTTTCGAAGAAGGAAGGCATTCGTGTTATTCAAGGCAGCGAGTCTGATGTGAAGATGCTGGCCGAGAATTATAAAGTCGAGGCGGCTTTTGTGATTCGAAAAGGATTTAAGGAAGCCATTCTCCATGAAGACACTCGAGAGCGAATTGATGTATTCAAAAATCCGGGTTCGCTTTCGTACGGGATTCTGGAAGAAATGCTTGGTAGTGAAGTCGCCCGTCTGTCTGCAAATGCAGGAGCGGCTAACATGGCGGTGCGTGTATATCGAGAGTATGGGTTATCTCCTGTGCCGGAATCCACCTTATGGGAGCGGGTACGAGCATATGCGGATGCTCAGTGGGAACCGAAACCACTTCTTACACTGGAAGAGAAGAAGTGGACAGCGGACGGATTGTCAAAAGCAGCGAATGTGGCCCCAATCTCTTCAACTCTGATGGCTGGCATCGGGGTGCTGCTCGTCTTGCTTATGTTACTGGTTCTGTTATCGAGTGCATGGTTAATTGAGGAGCGTGAGGCGGGCATCCTTCGCCGGGCCCGTTCTGTTCCCGGGATGCTCGGCAAGTTGTACATGGGCAGTGTGCTAGCGCAGCTTACGATTGCGATGACAGTTGTGTTGCTTTGTGTAGGAATTGCGTATGTTGGGTTCGGTACCTGGCTTCTGCCGCATCCCCTGCTGTACGGGCTGCTTGCTGTGTACATGGTGGCTGCTTCCGGGATTGGGATGGCCATAGCTGTCCATATGCGGACAGGTGGTCAGCTCGCAAGCATTGCGCCGCTGGCTGCGATGTTGACGGGGTTTATCGGAGGATGTTTTTGGGCGTTTCTCCCTGTGCCGGATGCACTTGCTGCGCTTTCCCTTTGCACGCCGCAGGGCTGGGTACTCTTAGGAACAAAGGAGCTGCTGGCTGGGGGAAATATGGGGGGAATGTTTGGAACAGCGGTAGGAGTTCTGCTGGCAGTAGGAGGGCTGCTTCATCTGTACAGTTTTTGGTACATTGATAGAAAAAAGTGTGGAGATGAAAGATGAGGGGGAGAAAATGCATTCACCTTTCTCCCTCTTGCAGCAGACTATACTCGTTTTACCGTCATGTTGTATTGATTGTATAGTTCAAGGCGGCGGTCGTTAAAAGGAGCGACCTGCCCGTGTGCCCGATTCGCTTCGAGTGCTGTACTGTCAAGGCGAGCCGACACTGTCATAACGTTGTTCGTTTCCCCGAGAGCGAGTATACCGTTCGCTGGAAATGGATGATCGCATGGACTAAAAATGCCTGCCTGAGAATAGCCCGCATCTATTTGTGGAACGTGCGGCAAATAGCCAACAAGTCCGCTCAGAACGACAAACACTTGATTCTCAATTGCCCGTGCCTGTGCACAGTATCGCACACGGTAGTAGCCTTCCGCCCCGTCTGTGTAAGACGGGCAGAGGATAATATCCGCCCCCATTCCAGCTACAATCCGGGATGCTTCCGGAAACTCGATGTCGTAGCACGTCAGGATCGCTACACGTCCAATCTCGGTATCCTGAACAGTAAACCGATCGCCCGGTGTTAGGTTCCACCGGTTGCGCTCTTCCGGTGTGCTGTGGACTTTGGTCTGACGAATGACATCGCCATTTGGCATAAATAAATAAGCCGCATTCAGGAAGGCATCATTTTCTTTTGTAATGTGTGTACCTCCGAGTATGGTGATCCCGGTCTGCTTACTGATCGTAGAAAACGTTGTCATGTATTCGTCTGTGAAGGAAGCCATATAGTCACACGCTTCGGCATGGTTCATGACCGATTCAAGAGCGAGAAGTGTGCCGGTCACGTATTCAGGAAATACGATGAGTCGGCTGCCGTCATCTATGGCTTGCTTCGTGTGCTGCATGACTTGATCCCAGAATTCTTCTTTGTTGGTAAGGGGACCGATTCCGAACTGAACTGCTGATACGGCTGAAACAGTCAACGTCATTCCTCCTGCAAGTTTATTCTCTATTTATTTTACTGGGGATTGCGCCACTCGACCAGTACAGCGTAGTCAAGTGATTCCCCGTCCTCTACATATTCAGGCAAAATCTGAAGTGGAGTAAGCCCCTGCTTGATCATAAATGAAAGTACCATATCATGAATTTGACCATTTGTCACTTGTATCACATATTCTTCTGGTGTCATCTGTGGGGCATGTTGATAATAGCCGGGGATACGGCATCCAGCTAAAAAGCGGGTAAGTCCTTTTTCTATGACAAGATTTTTGCGTGCTGTATAAAGAGCCTGTGCGATTCCTTGTCTACGAAATGAGGGGCGAACACACAAATCGATGCCGTATAGGCTATCTCCCATTGCGTTGTGGGTGTTTTTGATCATACCATTATCGGAGATCTGTGACCATGTATGCGGTGATCCGTCGTAACGGATGATGAGGGATGTAGCAGATCCAACCGGAAAACGATTTGCTTCGACAAGCATAGCTCCTTCAGGAAAGGTCTCAACATGAGCAGCTACTTGTTCCGGACTCCACCATAGCTCTTCAGGGAATGGAGGGGGAAAAGCTTCACGCTGAATATCGAGTAGAGCATCAAAGTCACGCTGTGTATACGGTCGAACGCTTACATGCATACAGATCTCCCCCTGTTTTTAAACGTTGAACCTCATAATTTCATTCTGTAGCTCTTGAGCCAGTTTACTTAAATCATCGGCAGCGGCTGTAACTTCTTCCATGGAAGCCAATTGTTCTTGAGAAGAGGCAGTAGTGCCCTGGGTCCCCATTGATATTTTTTCAGAAATCAGGCTTAGTTGCTCCATCGCTGCTGTCATTTGCTCGGTGCTTGCTGACACTTCTTCAGTGGCCGCTGATACATCCTGAACCTGCTCCGTAATTTGCTGAATCGAATGTAAAATTTGTTGAAAAGCCTGGCCTGCTTTATTAACAATAACGGCTCCAGCTTCAACTTCTTTTGCTCCTCTACCCATTACATCGATGGAGTGAGTTGTATTTTGTTGTATTTCTTTAATTAGCTCTCCAACTTGCTCCGAGGATTGTCTGGATTGTTCAGCCAATTTTCTTACTTCGTCAGCCACAACGGCAAATCCTTTTCCGTGTTCACCTGCCCGTGCCGCTTCGATCGCAGCATTTAAAGCCAATAGGTTGGTTTGACTTGCAATGTCACTAATTACTTCCATAATATGTCCGATTTTTATGGAGCTATCTTCTAAATCTTTCATAACGGTAGATGACTGTTGGACAGACGAACTAATGGTTTCCATTTGTTGTACCGTTTGGTTGATGATTTGATTCCCCTGTTTTGCTTGTTGCAGTACTTGTATGGATGACTCCGCCGCCGTAGAAGCGGACTCTGCAATACGCTGAAGGGCGATTGCCCCTTCTTCCATTGCTTTTTTATTTTCTTCTGTACTTTTCATTTGAATATCTGCACCTGTAGCGATTTCTTGCATAGTAGAAGCTATCTGATTAGCAGTTTGCGCTGCCTGTTCGGAACTGGCATATAGTTCTTCGGAAGAAGCAGCAATTTGCTTAGAGCTTTCGCTAACTTTGTGAATCAGATTGCGTAGATTCCCTTTCATCTGGTTGAATAATGTGGCCAAATCTCCGACTTCATCTTTATTTTTGAC includes the following:
- a CDS encoding bifunctional diguanylate cyclase/phosphodiesterase, with amino-acid sequence MMRTIMDSIPDFVCFRDREGRWLAANSFALRFFGLGTTTYQGKTAEELTSFVTCNLDVFMNCTQSDKEVWATGKMMRIEQELRLPNGHPVFLDTVKVPVYKEDGQPKELIVIGRDVTMHKQAERLLKESEQRYRSLVEYNADAVFTHDLAGRFMSMNKATEGMTGYFEEELLYHTPFRMILPEDRVRAQAHFERAKEGKAQNYDVTIVHKSGRHVHVNVANIPIIVDEEVVGVYGIAKDITERSMAEKRVAYMAYHDELTGLINRRFYKQKLQEALCEAEVNESRMAILFMDMDRFKNVNDSMGHAFGDELLRMIADRLRFCLEEHHVLARLGGDEFTLLCRDVQDEQEVSEIANRIAMVLDDPFKLNGFEFHMTASMGISMYPRDGQDSETLMRHADIAMYHAKSQGVSYQYYRPGMNRKSHDSWLLERELRKGLEREEFTVYYQPQMNIATGKIIGAEALIRWIHPEKGFISPGEFIPLAEEIGLIVPLGNWVLDKACKQNKLWQEAGLPPIKVGVNLSFRQFVQQDLARTVADTLQSTGLDSSYLDLEITESMTMEVERAMEVLAQLRSLGVSISMDDFGTGYSSLTHLTKFPIDKLKIDQSFIRNITDGANDAAIAATIVTMAKNLKLRAIAEGVETDDQLQFLQQCGCDEIQGYWLSPPVPAEKFEQILASNSCV
- a CDS encoding CYTH domain-containing protein, with product MKEQELKLLLDRTTYEKLLEDFPNAPAPVKQVNYYFDTPDFYLGRNKIMLRVRQENGQFILCAKILQDASGSSLICTELEQTIPEAVFEQGKQRATVLLSHLPAEGQEAINTIVSPEQISLRGALENERCLLPFPNSPYTYELDRTLFPGNNESYELEIEGVENEAACRRVMDHLLTQGYTFTLHKEGKYKRFQEAAARLL
- a CDS encoding ParA family protein encodes the protein MTTISLYNNKGGVAKTTTAITTASCLVQRGERVLLIDLDPQANASDAAGIEVEEDASLLLELLLASSGSTPLSLGQVETLLCPSPVIGCDVIPASPALDQFAEQAAQGTNLEFRLQTILAPLRSSYDYILIDCPPSLSLLTMNALAASDYVVIPCDSSKYALTGMSNLIAKYNTIRESYNPTLEIAGILNTKVEMRVQTSRLSREKLAAYFGDLLFTSYIPKSASVEKSQYANETLLTYDRHSPALTAYQSFTEELIQRVSTKKKQQTNH
- a CDS encoding DUF3298 and DUF4163 domain-containing protein, whose amino-acid sequence is MSENKDTVLVEAKELIQPRLKLTYLDVSITGNRRAQKSINRDIHNALTQMLRTDQYPNAKEKEFWGGHEVKVNENQVLSLVFELCNYATGATHGMVTYKSRTYDTRGGHAYTLAELFRRGSDWKNRLNKEIKRQFKKQDIPQTSPFKTVTEVTDYFVTSQDLVIYFQLHEYTPYAYGIPEFAISIASLQDIANPTGPLARLGV
- a CDS encoding HesB/YadR/YfhF family protein, translated to MTFTIEPTALDWFRSEMSVQQGEFVRFFVRIGGCSTVQTGFSLGVAKEAPKEIGISTTIDEITFYMEKEDVWYLNEQNLRVSYNSSRDEIEFS
- a CDS encoding DMT family transporter, which encodes MIRNLPPHVLLVLATLLWGGNFVIGRAVAGQLPPYTLSFVRWCTALLVFLPFCWKHLRTDWPVLRQRLPMLFFLSLTGVAGFNTLLYIALHYTTSINASLVNTSTPIIIYLITFFVLREKLNRNQLLGTALSLVGVVCIISRGSAAALLTFSFNKGDLLVIAAVICWSIYSILVKKTAGQLPGNTTFAATILIGIMLLFPFFLYETFWSGVAAVWSVSSFATILYVGILASIAAFLSWNTAVARIGAAHAGVFLNLIPVFASVFAILFLGEHIAWYQLLGGAFVIVGVYISAKLPRPMVQYKQMNN
- a CDS encoding polysaccharide deacetylase family protein; protein product: MQEKRRAYICKKYYLIGVSIIRSVIVTAATIVALILLLYAVFTPDEKQTDSVPSSHSQAKIQKIAYLTFDDGPSANTRSILRILAAYNVRATFFVTGKNTSSGRELYRLIRRGGHSIGLHSYSHNYRYIYSSPQAFQNDFVQLDKLIQASIGYQPDIIRFPGGSNNHVSWKYGGKDLMVMLTKQKLNEGYQYFDWNVDSTDASVHRQKRERIVQAVLNGSRGKQKAIILMHDSPAKITTVQALPQIIEGLRKQGFTFAPLTHDSFPYHFIIPSY
- a CDS encoding ABC transporter ATP-binding protein, translating into MISIVGVTKTYKKRPVLNGLSAEIAAGELFGLTGENGAGKSTLLSILASVLPPDEGEIWIGGQSVRQQGNEVKRLVGYVPQEIALYPTLSGEANLMFWGRMYGLRGRKLTERVAEALATVQMEDRCHDKISAYSGGMKRRINLAAALLHNPRVLILDEPTAGVDTASRHHIMDVLKERSRQGVTIVYTSHHMEEIMACDRIGVLKDGILAVSGTAGN